In Desulfobacterales bacterium, the DNA window TTTCTTGCAGGGTCCCCGGATTTTTTATAGAGGTGCAATGGTACTTTCCGTTTCAAACCCTGTGGGATTCTGCTTTGCGGTCTGCCGCCACAGAACCGCATAGGGCAATCGGGCGGTTTTAAATATCACTTTAATGATTGAAGGAGAAATCGACCATGCGTATTGTGGACCTGCGTTCGGATACCGTTACTCAGCCAACCGCCAACATGCGGCGTGCCATGGCTGAAGCCCCTGTCGGCGATGATGTGTTCAGAGAAGACCCCACCGTCAACCGCTTGGAAGAACTGGCGGCCGAAAGGCTGGGCAAAGAAGCCGCCCTGTTTGTTGCCAGCGGCACCATGGGCAACCTGGTGAGCCAGCTGACCCACTGCGGCCGGGGCGATGAAATCATCCTGGGAGATGAATCCCACATTTTTTTCAGTGAGCAGGGCGGTTCCGCCGCCCTGGGGGGTATCCATCACCGCACCATCCCCAACCAGCCCGACGGCACCTTGAAGTTAGGCGATATTGAAATCGCCATCCGGCCGGATGATATTCACTTTCCCCGCACCCGCCTGATCGCGCTGGAAAATACCCACAACCGCTGCAACGGCGGCTTTCTGGACGCCGGTTATATGCGTGCCGTCGGAGACATTGCCCGTCGCCACGGGGTTAAAATTCATGTGGATGGCGCCCGTATTTTCAATGCAGCCGTCGCCCAGGGGGTTCCGGCCGCTTCACTGGCGGCGAATGCGGATTCCATCACGTTTTGCCTGAGCAAGGGCCTGGCCGCCCCGGTGGGCTCTTTGATTTGCGGGCAAGCCGATTTTATCGCTCAAGCCCGCAGGCTTCGCAAAGCTATCGGCGGGGGAATGCGCCAGGCCGGGATCCTGGCGGCCGCCGGTATTGTGGCGCTGAATGAAATGGTCGACCGCCTGGCGGATGATCATGCCAATGCCCGCAAACTTGCTGAAGGAATTGCGGCTATCGAGGGTCTGTCCATTGCGCCGGAGCTCATCAAAAGCAATATTGTCTTTTTTAAAATTACCCGGGCGGATTTAACCCCGCAGGAATTAACGAAGCGGCTTAAGGCCGAGGGGGTTCTGGTGGGGCCCAAAGCACCTGATCAGATCCGGGCTGTAACGCATTACCATATCTCTTCGGATGATATCGACCATGCCTTAAATATCCTTTTAAAGGTTTTGGCAGGGTGATTGCAGCGGTAACATCCCGGTGAAAAAAAATAGCCCATGATCGACAACCTTGTCGCAGCCGGGTCTCGATTTAACCCGCCCGGTCGCTTTTACGGTCTATACCGAGACTATTTCAACAGGGTCATAAACATGCCCGCCGCCACCGCCGTACCGATCACGCCGGCCACGTTGGGCCCCATGGCGTGCATCAGCAGATAATTGTGTTTATCCGCCTCCTGTCCCATCTTCTGTGAAACCCGCGCCGCCATCGGAACCGCCGATACCCCCGCCGACCCAATCAATGGATTGATCTTTTCCTTGACAAAAAGATTCATCAGCTTTGCCAGCAGGATGCCGCCGACGGTTGAAAAGGCAAAGGCGATCAGCCCCAGTATAAAAATAAAGATCGGCTGGGGTCTTAAAAATTTATCGGCAGACATGGTTGAACCGACGCTGAGCCCCAGAAATATCGTCACTATATTGAGAAGTTCGTTCTGGGATGTTTTTAACAGTCTTTCAACCACACCGCATTCTCTGAAGAGGTTGCCGGCCATTAAAAGGCCCATCAGGGGAGCAACCGCCGGCGTGATCAGGCAGATCACGGCGGTGGCCAGCAGGGGATAGACAATCTTTTTCATAGAATAGTCTTGGGATTGGCGATCATGGGACCGAAATCGGTTAATGCGCCGACCCCTAAAAATATGAGACAGGGAATGACCTCCAATTCCAGCCCATAGTGATTGAAAATATTGAGAAGTTCCCCTTTGCCGGTCAGCGGCGCCAGGGGCATGTTCACGAGAAAGATGCTGAAGCCGATGGGGACCAGCAGCAGCGGTTCAAAATCCTTTTTGATGGCCAGCATCATAAAAAACAGGCCGACCCCCCACATGATGACATGGCCGAACGTCAGATGAAAAAAACCGGTCTTTAACAGTATCGTCTGAAAAACGTCAAAAGTGCTCATGGCTCAACCCCCTTGGCTTTCTTTTCACCCTGCCTAAAAAAAAGGCTCATCAACCGCACACTGACCGCAAGTACCCCCAGCGAAACAAAAACCACTGAAAACCCGATCGCAGCAACATTCAAAGCCTCTTGCCACATTGTCTTTCTCCTCTCCGGATCGCATCCAATATTTTTTAAACGCCGAAAACACATCGGCACCGCGCAAAGCATGCTGCTGAAAGTAAAGCATGATACATGCCAACCAGATAAGCATATGATATATATAGAAACAAAAAATTTAGAGCGGCTATCGATGGAACTTTTTATTCTGAATTATTGCCGGGGATGTTTTGAATGTATCTCAATCTGTGCGCCTGAATTTAACTAACTGATTGAAACAAATGAAGTTTTTTTATGATGACGGGACGGTTCCGGTTTTTTAAAATAATGACCGCAGAATTCCCAGAAAAGAAAG includes these proteins:
- the ltaE gene encoding low-specificity L-threonine aldolase, with amino-acid sequence MRIVDLRSDTVTQPTANMRRAMAEAPVGDDVFREDPTVNRLEELAAERLGKEAALFVASGTMGNLVSQLTHCGRGDEIILGDESHIFFSEQGGSAALGGIHHRTIPNQPDGTLKLGDIEIAIRPDDIHFPRTRLIALENTHNRCNGGFLDAGYMRAVGDIARRHGVKIHVDGARIFNAAVAQGVPAASLAANADSITFCLSKGLAAPVGSLICGQADFIAQARRLRKAIGGGMRQAGILAAAGIVALNEMVDRLADDHANARKLAEGIAAIEGLSIAPELIKSNIVFFKITRADLTPQELTKRLKAEGVLVGPKAPDQIRAVTHYHISSDDIDHALNILLKVLAG
- a CDS encoding OadG family protein, giving the protein MWQEALNVAAIGFSVVFVSLGVLAVSVRLMSLFFRQGEKKAKGVEP